The following proteins are encoded in a genomic region of Hydra vulgaris chromosome 05, alternate assembly HydraT2T_AEP:
- the LOC136080729 gene encoding collagen alpha-2(IX) chain-like: MAYCVSILILFITSVLAENKNCVVKLDSKAGYYVKCSGTASDEPSLEKTMSEQKPVRSGKKVGPPGPPGMKGANGKNGLNGAKGDEGPIGPVGPPGLPGPRGLMGFPGIKGDQGLIGNPGAPGEPGLPGNCIASEKVENKDKYICTQGPRGPQGIQGYPGVQGERGLQGAPGNNGEKGEKGERGRMGAVGMPGLPGSVGAIKCESNYTPWGARYLEERSSLEEIMCPYGNFLQGFKLETDSLRERYKYVCCEIS, encoded by the exons atggcATATTGTGTTTCCATACTTATATTATTCATTACAAGCGTTctagctgaaaataaaaac tgtgtgGTTAAACTAGATTCAAAAGCTGGTTATTATGTCAAATGCAGCGGTACTGCTTCAGAC gaaCCAAGCCTAGAAAAAACAATGTCGGAACAGAAACCTGTTAGAAGTGGAAAAAAAGTCGGTCCTCCTGGACCACCTGGAATGAAAGGCGCAAAC ggaAAAAATGGATTGAATGGTGCCAAAGGAGATGAAGGACCTATTGGGCcg gTTGGTCCACCAGGACTACCTGGACCTAGAGGTTTAATGGGGTTTCCTGGAATAAAAGGAGATCag GGCCTTATTGGAAATCCTGGTGCTCCAGGTGAACCTGGTTTACCTGGAAATTGCATAGCCtctgaaaaagttgaaaacaaagataaataCATTTGTACGCAAGGTCCACGTGGGCCACAAGGTATTCAAGGTTATCCAGGAGTTCAAGGTGAAAGAGGATTACAAGGAGCCCCAGGAAATAACggagaaaaaggagaaaaagGTGAAAGAGGAAGAATGGGAGCTGTTGGAATGCCGGGACTACCGGGATCAGTTGGAGCTATAAAGTGTGAATCAAATTACACACCGTGGGGGGCCAGGTATTTAGAGGAAAGAAGCTCACTTGAAGAAATTATGTGTCCATATGGAAACTTTTTACAAGGATTCAAACTGGAGACCGATAGTTTAAGAGAAAGATACAAGTACGTTTGTTGCGAAATTTCATAG